In Trichocoleus desertorum NBK24, the following are encoded in one genomic region:
- a CDS encoding PPC domain-containing protein: MRSLDFFVLNRPAALLPKFILPLATVLLTSLLVPVVAEARSQLYKPPSLQFDRSISEQLSNRDIPTGQGGFAKDYVITCNAGDRLTITVTSTDFDPMVAVIAPDGSTLAENDDGEDGTTNAALSLTIPQSDRYTIRVQNFGQSTGGNFQLQVNRLPAL; the protein is encoded by the coding sequence ATGCGATCGCTAGACTTCTTTGTGTTGAATCGTCCTGCCGCTCTCTTGCCTAAATTTATCCTGCCCCTAGCCACAGTCCTTCTCACTAGCCTTCTGGTTCCAGTTGTGGCTGAGGCGCGTAGCCAGCTTTATAAACCGCCCTCGTTGCAGTTCGATCGCTCCATCTCCGAGCAGCTTTCTAACCGAGACATTCCAACTGGACAAGGCGGTTTTGCCAAAGACTATGTGATTACCTGCAACGCTGGCGATCGCCTGACGATCACTGTAACTTCAACGGACTTTGACCCAATGGTGGCGGTGATTGCACCCGATGGCTCTACCCTGGCCGAGAATGACGACGGCGAAGATGGCACGACTAACGCTGCTCTTTCCTTGACCATTCCCCAAAGCGATCGCTATACGATCCGAGTGCAAAATTTTGGTCAGAGCACAGGCGGCAACTTTCAGCTTCAGGTAAATCGCCTCCCCGCTCTCTAA
- the cas12k gene encoding type V CRISPR-associated protein Cas12k (Type V-K CRISPR systems have also been known as with the large Cas12k protein, has also been known as type V-U5, and Cas12k as C2c5.): protein MSQITIQCRLIVNEPTRQQLWTLMAELNTPLINELLLRVNQHAEFETWQQKGKLPAGTVKQMCQVLRSDPRFTGQPARFYMSAIAIVDYIYKAWFAIQKRLQRQLDGKVRWFEMLKSDAELLESCGCNLETLRTKARELLAHTSEQPGLTDSLEPKSKRSKKRSGKAQTKPTNTQDEKPNLANALFEAYRETEDTLQRAFICYLLKNGCKVRDREKDPEKFAKKRRKLAIQIERLTKQLAGRRPQGRELTDEVWMETLEVASTKDPEDETEARSWQDALLRKSSVLPFPVTYETNEDLTWFKNDKGRICVKFNGLSEHTFQIYCDRRHLHWFQRFLEDQQLKRSHKNQHSSSLFTLRSGRIAWQEGKEQAPPWNTHHLTLYCTVDTRLWTAEGTQKVRTEKATEIAQQMSKTKEKGGLNEQQQAFLKRRQSTLARINSDFPRPSRPLYQSQPHVLVGVSMGLERPATIAVVDALTNKALAYRSTRQLLGDDYKLLNRQRQQQHQNAHKRQSAQRQGAPIRFSESELGQYIDRLLAKAIVGLAETYRARSIVLPKLENLREAIQSEIQAKAEQKCPELIEAQKAYAKEYRSKVHRWSYARLIANIQIQAAQVGILIEEEKQSIRGSPPEQAKELAIAAYHSRLSHKN, encoded by the coding sequence ATGAGCCAAATCACAATTCAGTGCCGCTTGATTGTTAATGAACCTACTCGCCAACAACTGTGGACGTTGATGGCGGAACTAAATACGCCCCTCATTAACGAGTTATTGCTACGGGTAAACCAGCACGCTGAATTTGAAACCTGGCAACAAAAAGGTAAGCTGCCCGCAGGCACCGTCAAGCAAATGTGTCAGGTGCTCAGGTCTGATCCTCGCTTTACAGGTCAACCTGCCCGCTTCTATATGAGCGCGATCGCCATCGTTGACTACATTTACAAGGCTTGGTTTGCCATTCAGAAGCGCTTGCAACGTCAACTAGACGGAAAAGTCAGGTGGTTCGAGATGTTAAAGAGCGATGCTGAATTGCTAGAGAGTTGCGGTTGTAACTTAGAGACTTTGCGTACTAAAGCAAGAGAACTTTTAGCCCACACCTCCGAGCAGCCTGGCCTAACTGATAGCTTGGAACCTAAAAGTAAACGCAGCAAAAAGCGCTCCGGAAAAGCTCAGACAAAACCAACTAACACTCAGGATGAAAAACCAAACCTAGCGAATGCATTATTTGAGGCATATCGAGAAACAGAAGATACTCTCCAACGAGCTTTTATCTGCTACTTACTCAAAAACGGCTGCAAGGTTCGCGATCGCGAGAAAGATCCAGAGAAATTTGCGAAAAAGCGCCGCAAACTTGCTATTCAAATTGAACGGTTAACCAAGCAGCTAGCAGGGCGGAGGCCCCAAGGGAGAGAGTTAACCGATGAGGTCTGGATGGAAACACTGGAAGTTGCTTCAACAAAGGACCCTGAGGACGAAACAGAAGCAAGATCCTGGCAAGATGCCCTCCTGCGAAAATCTAGTGTGCTTCCCTTTCCAGTAACCTACGAAACCAACGAGGATCTGACTTGGTTTAAAAACGACAAAGGGCGTATCTGCGTCAAGTTCAATGGCCTAAGTGAGCATACATTTCAGATTTATTGCGATCGCCGCCATCTTCACTGGTTCCAACGCTTTCTAGAAGACCAGCAGCTTAAGCGCAGCCACAAAAACCAGCACTCTAGCAGTTTGTTTACCCTCCGCAGTGGCCGCATTGCTTGGCAAGAAGGCAAGGAACAGGCTCCCCCTTGGAATACCCATCATTTAACGCTTTATTGCACGGTTGACACTCGCCTCTGGACTGCCGAAGGCACCCAAAAGGTTCGCACCGAGAAAGCAACCGAGATTGCTCAACAGATGAGTAAAACCAAGGAAAAAGGTGGCTTAAATGAACAACAACAAGCTTTTCTAAAACGTAGACAGTCTACCTTAGCTCGCATCAACAGTGATTTCCCACGGCCTAGCCGACCTCTTTATCAAAGTCAACCCCACGTTTTAGTAGGCGTGAGCATGGGGTTAGAAAGGCCAGCTACCATTGCCGTAGTCGATGCGCTTACCAATAAAGCTTTGGCTTATCGGAGTACTCGTCAGTTATTAGGCGATGACTACAAGTTGCTTAATCGCCAACGACAACAGCAACACCAAAATGCTCATAAACGTCAGAGCGCTCAGAGGCAGGGGGCACCTATCCGATTTTCAGAATCTGAGCTGGGACAGTACATTGATCGACTGCTAGCTAAAGCAATTGTTGGATTAGCTGAAACTTACCGAGCTCGCAGTATTGTCCTTCCCAAACTTGAGAATCTTCGAGAAGCCATCCAAAGCGAAATTCAGGCCAAAGCTGAACAAAAATGTCCAGAACTCATCGAAGCTCAAAAAGCATACGCAAAAGAATACCGTTCTAAAGTTCATCGCTGGAGTTATGCGAGACTTATCGCTAACATTCAAATTCAAGCAGCTCAGGTTGGGATCTTAATTGAAGAAGAGAAGCAATCGATTCGAGGTAGTCCTCCAGAACAAGCCAAGGAACTGGCGATCGCAGCCTATCATTCTCGCTTGAGCCACAAAAACTAA
- a CDS encoding MerR family transcriptional regulator, with protein MQERFFTSKQASEITGCTLRQLQYWREKEVVVPTISGTGTGRSIYYAENDLVALAVMEYLLGLGFNFELCREKLKELQKEEQGFFSSPLTEAPMSRYMLWRPEPHVGLKLGKYNLDLALKMLEKGQPVVPFWLDLIQQELVEAMQKLGSGLFAS; from the coding sequence ATGCAGGAACGATTTTTTACGAGCAAGCAAGCCTCTGAGATTACGGGCTGTACACTGCGTCAGTTGCAGTATTGGCGGGAAAAAGAAGTTGTTGTCCCAACCATTAGTGGTACTGGGACGGGACGAAGTATTTATTACGCTGAGAACGATTTGGTAGCCTTGGCTGTAATGGAATACTTGTTGGGCTTGGGGTTTAACTTTGAGCTGTGTCGCGAAAAGCTAAAAGAACTGCAAAAAGAGGAGCAGGGCTTTTTCTCTAGCCCTCTCACGGAAGCTCCGATGTCTCGCTATATGCTGTGGCGACCTGAGCCCCATGTTGGCTTGAAGTTAGGGAAGTACAACCTAGATTTAGCCCTAAAAATGCTGGAAAAGGGGCAACCTGTGGTCCCGTTCTGGTTGGATTTAATTCAGCAAGAGCTGGTAGAAGCGATGCAAAAACTGGGCTCCGGACTGTTTGCAAGTTAA
- a CDS encoding DEAD/DEAH box helicase family protein → MTADRLLEAETRRQIIDQQLVKAGWSAQQRNLLDEFLLENPEGLPEASRNHQIGREFADYVLLGRDGKPLAIVEAKRTCRDALAGKRQASDYADRIRISHNFEPFIFLSNGEKIYFWDRKQYPVREVSGFYTEDDLARLTFQRQYREELRLFYADRRIAGRPYQVEAIKRVAEALEQGQRKFLLVMATGTGKTRTVIALIDLLMRAKWVQRVLFLADRRELVRQTLGNFKEHLPDETRARIEGQEVDSTARIHVATYPSMTQVYQQLSPGYYDLIIADESHRSIYNRYGAVFQHFDALQLGLTATPTDYIDHNTFELFECPDGLPTFYYPYETAVDEDYLVNYRVLESQTTFQLQGIKAGQLPPKLQKELEAQGIDLGELNFEGSDLERRVTNSGTNDALVQEFLAKCRKDATGTQPAKTIIFAMSHRHAVEIWKSFNRLRPDWQKKGLAEVIDSQMERADRTLDDFKRKEMPRVAISVDMLDTGVDVPAIQNLVFAKPVFSQVKFWQMIGRGTRLWTDPQTGEKKADFLIIDFWNNFAYFNMNPEGEVAKPTEPLPVRLFRLRLEKLALLRSQGEAGAIATTLTQLQRMLAQIPPDNINVRPHLDELAELAKPEAWKNLDASRVEYLSTGIAPLLRLLPDISLPVMTFEIKTERLAIAYLTATPNQIEQQREAIITDLKLLPLTLREVQAQQEKLVWMMSANFWDHLIYDFIQDLQATFAPLMRFRQRPRRDLIELNLPDQIASRRWIIYGPSGEGAFAESYQEKVEAYVKNLAEQHPAMLKLRRGEELSAAEVEVLAQGLNQADLFITEDGLRQVYDRPDASLTDFLRHILGLSQMTNREEDISVAFEEFIAAHPTFSAKQIYFLRTIRSAVLRRARLTVQDLEKPPFSRVGVVHQLFEAAELEEILDFANEFVA, encoded by the coding sequence ATGACTGCCGATCGCCTGTTAGAAGCTGAGACTCGACGACAAATCATTGATCAACAGTTGGTTAAAGCTGGGTGGAGTGCTCAGCAGCGTAATCTGCTAGATGAATTTCTCCTTGAAAATCCCGAGGGATTACCGGAAGCATCTAGAAACCATCAGATAGGACGAGAATTTGCCGACTATGTTCTGCTAGGTCGGGACGGAAAACCACTGGCAATCGTTGAAGCAAAACGAACTTGTAGAGATGCCTTAGCTGGAAAACGGCAAGCTTCTGATTACGCTGATCGCATTCGCATCTCTCATAACTTTGAACCATTTATTTTTCTATCTAATGGGGAAAAGATATATTTCTGGGATCGAAAACAATATCCAGTACGAGAGGTTAGCGGCTTCTATACAGAAGATGACTTAGCACGTCTTACCTTTCAACGCCAATACCGAGAAGAGTTACGGCTGTTCTATGCTGACCGAAGAATCGCTGGTCGCCCCTATCAGGTCGAAGCAATCAAGCGGGTTGCCGAGGCACTAGAGCAGGGGCAACGGAAATTTTTACTTGTAATGGCAACGGGAACGGGCAAAACTCGCACCGTGATTGCTCTGATCGATTTACTTATGCGAGCGAAGTGGGTACAGCGAGTTTTGTTTCTTGCAGATCGACGAGAGCTAGTGCGTCAAACATTAGGGAACTTCAAAGAACACCTTCCCGACGAAACTAGAGCACGAATTGAAGGACAGGAGGTAGACAGCACAGCCAGAATCCATGTAGCAACCTACCCCAGCATGACGCAGGTCTACCAACAACTATCACCTGGGTACTATGACCTCATTATTGCTGATGAAAGTCATCGTTCGATCTACAACCGATATGGGGCAGTGTTCCAACATTTTGATGCCCTACAGCTTGGGCTAACTGCAACCCCAACGGACTACATTGATCACAACACTTTTGAGCTTTTTGAGTGCCCAGACGGGCTGCCAACGTTTTACTATCCTTATGAAACGGCAGTTGATGAGGACTATCTAGTCAACTACCGAGTATTAGAGTCACAAACAACCTTTCAACTACAGGGCATCAAGGCAGGGCAATTACCTCCAAAACTTCAGAAAGAATTAGAAGCTCAAGGAATTGACTTGGGTGAACTTAATTTTGAGGGTAGTGATCTGGAGCGACGGGTCACGAATTCAGGTACAAACGATGCCTTAGTTCAAGAATTCCTAGCAAAGTGCCGTAAGGATGCAACTGGGACACAGCCAGCCAAGACAATTATTTTTGCTATGAGTCATCGTCATGCTGTTGAAATTTGGAAAAGCTTCAATCGGCTCCGCCCAGATTGGCAGAAAAAAGGACTGGCAGAAGTAATTGATAGCCAGATGGAACGGGCAGATCGAACTTTGGATGATTTTAAGCGTAAGGAAATGCCACGAGTGGCAATTTCTGTGGATATGTTGGACACGGGAGTTGACGTGCCAGCAATTCAAAATTTGGTATTTGCTAAGCCTGTATTTAGCCAGGTGAAGTTTTGGCAAATGATTGGTCGAGGAACTCGCCTATGGACTGACCCACAAACAGGAGAGAAGAAGGCAGATTTTTTGATTATTGACTTTTGGAATAATTTTGCCTACTTCAATATGAATCCTGAAGGCGAAGTTGCTAAGCCAACGGAGCCGTTACCTGTAAGACTATTCCGTTTGCGTCTAGAGAAGCTTGCCTTACTGAGAAGTCAAGGAGAGGCAGGGGCGATCGCCACAACACTCACCCAACTTCAGCGAATGCTGGCGCAGATACCTCCTGACAATATCAATGTTCGTCCTCATTTAGATGAACTAGCAGAGCTAGCCAAACCTGAAGCTTGGAAAAATTTAGATGCATCTAGAGTTGAATATCTCAGTACAGGAATTGCTCCTCTGCTGAGGCTTCTACCTGACATAAGCCTGCCAGTAATGACTTTTGAGATTAAAACCGAGCGGTTAGCGATCGCCTACCTTACAGCCACGCCCAATCAAATCGAGCAACAGCGAGAAGCAATCATCACAGACTTGAAACTTTTGCCTTTAACTTTGCGCGAGGTTCAAGCACAGCAGGAAAAGCTCGTCTGGATGATGAGTGCAAATTTCTGGGATCACCTCATCTATGATTTCATACAGGATTTGCAGGCGACATTTGCACCTTTGATGCGCTTCCGGCAACGCCCTCGTCGCGATTTGATTGAGCTAAACTTGCCGGACCAAATTGCTAGCCGACGCTGGATTATCTATGGACCTAGTGGAGAAGGAGCATTTGCAGAAAGCTACCAGGAGAAGGTTGAAGCCTACGTAAAGAATCTTGCAGAGCAGCATCCAGCGATGTTGAAGCTAAGGCGAGGCGAGGAACTGAGCGCAGCAGAGGTTGAAGTGCTTGCCCAGGGGTTGAATCAGGCTGATCTTTTTATTACGGAGGATGGGCTGCGGCAGGTGTATGACCGTCCCGATGCCTCACTTACAGATTTCCTACGGCACATTCTAGGATTGTCCCAAATGACTAACCGCGAAGAGGACATATCTGTCGCTTTTGAAGAGTTCATAGCTGCCCATCCGACCTTTTCAGCGAAACAAATTTACTTCTTGAGAACAATCCGATCTGCTGTGCTGAGGCGAGCAAGGCTAACGGTTCAGGACCTAGAGAAGCCACCGTTTAGCCGGGTGGGAGTAGTACATCAGTTATTTGAAGCAGCGGAATTGGAAGAGATTCTTGATTTTGCCAATGAGTTTGTTGCATAG